AAGTTCGTCAGATGGGCACGCCATCTTCCTGTGTGTACagggcggagactggcatgGCATACCAGTCGCCAAGTTCAatggccttttaaaagtacaatcaggGATTATAGGTTCTCAAATTCAAACCCAATTCAGTtggacacaacgtcgagagaccaacagacAGGGAATTTAAAATTCTTAACTGCAGTGTTGGTGtgcatacactgtaaaaaaaatcctgtaaaatttacagtaaattactggcagcagggttgccagccagttactgtaaattttacagccacagtactgtaagTTAATTAACAGGCATTTTCTGTAATTGCATAATacaggaaaaaactgtaattttgaagaGCAACAGTATagtgctgtattttttacagccaattgcttgattttaatttactgtatttagaataaatacataatcactgtatatccagtacgttttgcatactggataaaaatgtgtttatttattttttaatgaatacaaaaatacCTTGTggtacattaaatatttttattcagttacaatTTCATAGtagccaacatggctctttaaacaaggAATGTTTAAACATCATAGTTAAACAACATGTTAACCAACATAACAATCATGTAACAACATCGCAAAACAatgcccaagtgagtctgtaaaacggtccacatcttgatccatcagagcacaacaagtagctagaactatggaaaagaaaaaagagaataatgttagatatttatagtcagaggaaaaacagaggacatCATACACAGTTAGAGGCagtgaatattaaaatgatgtaattcaatgatgagatctgtgtgtgtgtgcttgtgtgtgtgtgtgtgcttcttacttttcatcgatttcactgaaaattcatcattgtgtttagaagagcggcgacatgtgggttcactgcaacctgtttcttctgtatacTGGCATTTTTGATGACgcttcttcttgttccactctctggattaatatctacaaagagtcaggaaaaacaaaatgttatatattaaatatacaaaatatattatattaaaacacatgaattaaatgatcagcttggtagtgttaaataggggagacttctaaataatttgcactaaaaaaatccatctcttgttgagaaatattgttttaatggtcttaacagttatataacattaacatatctataaaaagcaggtaaggaagttgttcaactaatacctttaatcatcctggtactcaaaattgaatatgtaacatgttatgaacagagtgggaaggccagacatgaagctgtgctgagcaccgtcacacacaacctaaccttcagtagtcagcatccagtggcctgcatggcaaagtgtgtcttaaaacaaacaataccacatgtgacaatagttaatagttactatacaattttatctttaagctttttacatttaaactacatttaactataagtgactctacaaacaaactctaagcaaattacacagagtaacttacacttaaaaccgtacttatacagaaatgtaagccattaacgttagggatgtcacggtcaagaaattgtcacactggTATTGGTAACGGGccgtctcactcccaccctccaacggtcctatttggggacagtcctgctctaacgatgagggtgtcgctaacgtcttttgctacagctctcatctggcctccgttacataaactgtatatctagctggttacgtacattaatcactttaccgggctatcctccgtgaacatcgacttaccgGAAGCTTTGGAGACTGCAGCGTGAAAAGgctgaaatgtgtgtgtttcatggtGAACGTGTGAGTCTTGAGAGCCCTGTGTAAAGATAAACTGTGGGCAGCTAGAGATAGAAAGCTTATGAAATCAACACTGCCGCATGCAAACTGTTTATTGCATTGTCATATGTCTGTCTCAGTGAGATTAGATATAATCAGTTCACCTCTGCACCTGCTCGATAAGATTGATGGATCATTAAGACATTTTTGAACAAACATCTGTGTCCGTCCAGCTGGCACTTCATTCACATCATGAAATACACCGGAAGAACCTAATTGCAGGCAGCGAGGATCAAGGGGTTCACACAAAGACTTCTATTGTTCAAGAaacccaaaacaaaaatgttggaTTCAATTtaggctttcctgtagctcagctgtTATAACGTTGCACTagagttttaaatgtaaatttacctctaagaaccatttttgtttttttctggataatttatttcatttcatagTTTGATATAAGTACAAAAAAGTTTATTGCTGCTACCAAAATGTTTTGACATGACAAATAACACTTTTAATAAGTAAAATATTAAGAGGTGTTGTCATGTCAACACTTTTTGGTAGCTGTTCGTATGAAAATATGTTGGAccaacattattattatttaaataccaAGTGCTTTAGACGTTATTAATTTggtaaaaaagcaaaaagaaatgAATTGTTTCCACACATTCACTACCCAATATGTATAGGTATAGTGAAATGTTTTGACCTTCATAAACAGAAAGATTACATGACACCTGTCTGTTGGTTATTCAgcagaattaaaataaatacttttgaaTGCAGGCACTTGctttaattatacatttaattttatatgaACTGTTTTTCATACAAATTGTAGTCACTAAATCTGCAGatacttttaaacttttttcctcaaaaatgtaccaacatttttttatcttctgAATATTTGTGGTTTATGGCTAGAAATAAATAAGTCATTGTGGTCGATACGAAGCGCTATAAGAAAGAGTCCACAGGCTTCTGAAGATCACAGAGGATCAGACTGTGAAAGATTCTTCATCGTTCAGGTTACAGTTCATCATCTAAGATGCTCCGCAACATCTTTCTTGTCACCTTGCTCATATGCTCAGGTAAAATCAACACTTATGTGATCAAAAAGATAAATTGTACTTCTTCATAATTGACTTCTCATGTTTTTAGAATCTTgacctgaaataaaaaaatgctttcactAAGATGGTCAGTGTATGAATGAACATCTGTTCATTTCATGAAAATCtgtaactatttttatttaacacatttaacagCCTGTGCAGATGACATGAGCTCCACTGAAGATGATCTTGTCAAGAGTGATGTAAGTTAAATACTAAATCTATTAACAACAACTGTGGATAAAATTTATTgcaaatacattgtattttttaaagaccTCGATTGTTTAATCCTCCTGTTCACCAGTAAAGCTTAGGTCTGGCCGACCAGCATTGTGTTTCAGGTGATGATGATTGTCCAGGGTTGAGCAGCGTAGTAATGCCTGAAGATGATTTCCTTTCTCATGATttacatctgtgtttttctgttttttgtcaGCCTGAGTTGCCGAAAATAAATGGGGACTTAACTTGCTACCTGTGTAAAAAAGTAGTGTCATACGTGAAAAGCAAAATCTCTTCTGATACAACAGTGGTATGTGCCACACAAAtctatattaaaacaatgcaattttgtgttcataacaaaaatatgataacatttttctttatcatttttcCTCATaggagaaaataaagaaaattttgCATTCTGTCTGTGATCACCTTCCCCTTTTTAAAGACAGCTGCAAAACCTTTGTCAGTAAATATGCAGACAAGATTGCTGTCATTATTCAGAAAGCTGACCCAGAAACCGTCTGTAAGAAAATTAGTGTCTGCTAATAGGTAACACAGAACACTGCTCTCCCCTTCTGTTATGTCaatcttaaataaaatgttttagttttaatttaaagagTTCAAAACATtcactgtaaataaattatactgtatttacataaaagacaaaacatataattttactgtaaaatatttttgtatcagTTACAATTATATCATTGTTCTTGTCTTTCCCAGgtttctagtaaaaatataactttatacTCTGTAGttcaaagtattaaaatatagttttttatcaTGCCATAACTACAATCCCCTAGTTTGCTGAAATCTTGtcactgtatttttacattatggCAAACCACACCTGCCAGTTTATAGCtaaatttatcaaaatattttatatagtgTAGGCTTCTGATTATTTTTCATTCGTTAAATATAAGTGATAAAAAGGCGAGACTTAACATTTTCTTTGGTCTGCTTCACTCATAGGTCTGAACCAGCTCATTGTTGCATCTAAACAAACGCATCGACAATCTGTGAATGAGGAGAAATTACAATGAAGCTTTGCATGcattaaaaagaataataaaaaatatatgcaataaCGATcagatttgtgtgttttcttcctCCAATCTTTTCCAATCGTGGTTcagattttatttagttatatattttaactGTATACTGCAGCAGGGGTGGAGTGGGACTAAAAAGTGGCACTGGACTTCTTCACCAGGAGCGACTCAGAACACCAGGCAGTCAACATAATACACCAGCCTTTTGATGCACAAATCATACTATAACACCACAattaagaaacaaatgtttttaaggacattttaatgacacattggaaagccaacaaaaaaacaacaaccatTAAACAGTAAAGGCCAGTACAGTATAAGCAACAAACAGACATCAGAATGACTGAAAGCCTGCCTAATCATGTCAGTGTAATGTAGGGTAATGTATTAGAATTTTGTAAATGACACTTTACTGACCATCACATGTAACACACCCAAGTCAAAGATTCATGTTTTACCCTGTTTTAAGTCTAAAGGTGATTACTTCCTACTTTTGAATAATTTCTCAACAAGAGAATTTCCTTAAATGCTGCCAAACGGTGTGACTACCTTTAAAAGGTAGGTAAAaggttttgttctttgttttgttttatgtttaaaaatagtgCATTTGGATCTGCTTCTCTGCCCTGATTATCATTTGTTACAGAACGACTGACCCTAGACAATTGAAACACAAGAATATGGGCTTGGAAGAAAACCATAGACAAATtagcacttttttttaaacatcggCAAAAACACACAGTCAGGAGTctcattttacataaaaacttaaacactttacagtcaGATTCCATCTGTTAACATCAGTAAATGCGTTAACTAACatgaaataatgatgaaaatTGTAGTTTTACAGCATGTATTTATCTTTGTTAATGTCAATATATTAGTTCATATTAACTAACGTTAACAGTTagaacatttgatttaaaaatgtttgagtaAATGCTCATGCAACAactattgttaacaaatacaaccttaccAAGAAAACTACAAAACCTCTTTTTATAATCCATCAGGGTTGGCCTTGGCAATCTCTCCAGCCAAAATGTTCACATTGACTATACAAAGTTGCTCTTGTAAGTCCTCTTAACTACAACGTTGCAGATGGCTGAAAGGAAATTCCATTAAAGTTTTCCcaatagaaaatagaaaaaaatcatatttgagATCTTTATATAAATTTACAAGCAAGGGACAAATATTGGTGGAGTGATGCGTACCTGAGAGGTTTCAGTGAGTTTTCTTTACCATCATGTCTACAATCCATTAAGAAAAGCTTGGTAATGTCATCCatagaatacataaaaaaaacaacgAAAAAATGCATCAAACCCCTTTGGTCAATCACTCCCGCAGTCAAGGTTTGCCAATGAACATAAACATCTACCAGAATAAACCAGTAGGAAATTCATGCTGGTCTGAACGGTTTTTTAAGAACTAATGTATATAGTGAACTCATAATAGTTTGGAAACAGTCAAACCACATATTTTGTTGATAAACCGTAGTTTAGTTGGTAACTGATTAcgcttattttttaaattagagaGCCTATACATTACCAATCTCCATTAAGCcacacactgtgaaaaaaaatatcaGTTGATGCTATAAAATGTATCTCAATGAATCCTCTTCTGATTCTAtcctaaaatatgaaaatgtgctACAATCATCTGTAAGTTCACTTGTAGTTGCagtacaaattaaaaatgttgttgtagttgtgtaCCCAAACGTTTACCACCATTGCACTCAAAGTAcactttataaactaaaaagtgggaaaatttagtaaaaaaaataagttgtaatgtagttaatttaattttactataacacccatttccacacaattgaATTTGTTTATCTGAATTTAAACTGTGTGATATGTACAGACAAGTAAATATTATTATGTCATTCATTTGTGTTAAGACAATTAAATGTGAATgctattttttaattcaacatctttatttttaccacatgtaatgtaaaaaatagtattttttgtattttgaaagtcTAAATCCAGGCCTAAATCACTCGATGATAAGGGAAAAACAATTTCTAAAAGGGATGTGACGAGTAGCACAAGCAAGGTAACAAAAGgaattctaaaataaaatatttttaatgtgacatttttgtgaCCTTTGACAAAATTTATTTGAACAAGTTGAAGAAATGCGGTACGGGAATAGAAAGTGCAACAAATATGCTGCTGGTTCTTTCCTGAACTTGATCTTCGTGTAAGATTCAATAAAagcaagaaagaaaatcaacagTTCTGACAAGTAAACAACCAacattttaacaacaaacaTAACAACACCAAATATCATGTTCTCAGCTTAAATTAGTGCAGATGTGAACTAGCGTGACTTTATATTGAATATAATTTCCATTGCATGTTAGGACACTGAATACCAAAGGATAATGAAGGTAAAAACAGTATTTACTAAGGTGGGAAGTATCAGCTGATatcaagattttatttattaactttcaGTCGGAAGTTGAAACTAGAGAGCATGCGGAATGGGATGCATTACCTTATGTATGTAAACATCTCTTTATCTCAGTATACTGTACAGAAGGCCTTGAAATAAAGGGATTGAAGGCCTTAATACTTCCAAAATGATTCTTGCAATGTGTAACATTTCTAtctcatttacaaaaataagtgtGACCGATTATCAACTTTGACACCTCATGCAATTGATCATCAGCAAAATGTTTGAATGAAAAATTGTGGTTTGACTTACTGTTAAGAATTCATAAACGCTTCTTTAAACCtcggataaaagtgtctgctaaataactaaatctaaatgttatttttcaaaaaacaaagcTGGTGGTTCTTGATGGTTTATTCTGTTATAGTAACatcattaattgaaaataattctTATGGATGCTTATCTCTAAAATATGCATTAGATGGCAGCAAAATACAATTGCAGACGTTCAGatgttcaacaaaaaaagaaagtaaaagtgAAAATGACATAATCTTTACAATATATAGCCTTTATATTTACATCTATTTATTCACAAAActctaataaaacataatttttaagCTAACAATAAGATAACATCTTCTGTATTTTCATAAGATTATTCCTCTTTAAGGGCAATAGTTGCACCCTATTTATGCATCAAAGCatctatgtatttttttataaatattcagTGTAAGATatattattccattccattccattatctaccgcttatccgaactacctcgggtcacggggagcctgcgcctatctcaggagtcatcgggcatcaaggcaggatacaccctggatggagtgccaacccatcgcagggcaaagatatattatacagtatgttaattttatgtgcattttaaatataaccTTTGCATTATTCATCACATCTACTGATAAGTAAGaaagaaactaaacaaaaacattctgcCATGCTTGATTCTCAGTAATAGATAATACAGCTAACCTGAAGACATTTGTTATGCTTTTACTTCAAAATTTGCTCAATGAACTCAATGAAAAATGCTCAAAGTGGCTTTGGTGTTCTGAGCAGTTGCTTAACTAAATAGG
The sequence above is drawn from the Triplophysa dalaica isolate WHDGS20190420 chromosome 15, ASM1584641v1, whole genome shotgun sequence genome and encodes:
- the LOC130436462 gene encoding prosaposin-like gives rise to the protein MLRNIFLVTLLICSACADDMSSTEDDLVKSDPELPKINGDLTCYLCKKVVSYVKSKISSDTTVEKIKKILHSVCDHLPLFKDSCKTFVSKYADKIAVIIQKADPETVCKKISVC